A window from Micromonospora terminaliae encodes these proteins:
- a CDS encoding SRPBCC family protein produces MPVVEAVTTVPVPPELAFAVSQTVAPVRYRWDPFVREQHFVDGATRPGRGVRTFTRSRHGLAMVSEYVSWAPPTNVGMKMVRGPWFFERFGGGWRFAPGTEPGTTVATWRYNFRCRPAFLRPVADRIGVWLLRRDIRRRIAGYAAGCADPEVLAAARRSLPPERQR; encoded by the coding sequence ATGCCCGTCGTGGAGGCGGTGACCACCGTCCCGGTCCCGCCGGAGCTGGCCTTCGCGGTGTCGCAGACCGTCGCGCCGGTCCGCTACCGGTGGGACCCGTTCGTCCGGGAGCAGCACTTCGTCGACGGGGCGACCCGGCCAGGCCGGGGTGTGCGCACCTTCACCCGGTCCCGGCACGGCCTGGCCATGGTCAGCGAGTACGTCTCCTGGGCGCCGCCCACGAACGTGGGCATGAAGATGGTCCGCGGCCCCTGGTTCTTCGAGCGGTTCGGCGGCGGCTGGCGGTTCGCGCCCGGCACCGAGCCGGGCACCACCGTGGCCACCTGGCGGTACAACTTCCGGTGCCGGCCGGCGTTCCTGCGTCCGGTGGCCGACCGCATCGGCGTCTGGCTGCTGCGCCGCGACATCCGGCGCCGGATCGCCGGGTACGCGGCGGGCTGCGCCGACCCGGAGGTGCTGGCCGCCGCCCGCCGCTCCCTGCCTCCGGAGCGCCAGCGGTAG
- a CDS encoding flavin reductase family protein: MAEAAEQLPQARDLHRRFLGWARGRGGTMFHVNHEPGAEIHHTDPFAVPSGQRSPVRRLRGRLAAPVTLWTAPGPAGLTVSSTLVAEGEPDRLLGLVDPESDLWAAVEEAGRFAVVPLGPQHRQLADRFAGLFPSPGGLFALDSWTETPYGPVPADAGGWAGCRLDTAREYGWGLLVEATIETVDLAEETTPLLHYRGRYRGLTD; the protein is encoded by the coding sequence ATGGCGGAGGCCGCCGAGCAGCTTCCACAAGCGCGGGACCTGCACCGGCGCTTCCTCGGCTGGGCGCGGGGGCGGGGCGGCACAATGTTTCACGTGAATCATGAGCCGGGCGCCGAGATCCACCACACCGACCCGTTCGCCGTACCGAGCGGGCAGCGCTCCCCGGTCCGCCGGCTGCGGGGCCGGCTGGCCGCTCCGGTGACGCTCTGGACCGCGCCCGGTCCGGCCGGGCTGACCGTCTCGTCCACCCTGGTGGCCGAGGGGGAGCCGGACCGGCTGCTCGGGCTCGTCGACCCGGAGTCGGACCTGTGGGCGGCGGTCGAGGAGGCGGGCCGGTTCGCGGTCGTGCCGCTCGGCCCGCAGCACCGCCAGCTCGCCGACCGGTTCGCCGGCCTCTTCCCGTCCCCGGGCGGCCTCTTCGCCCTCGACTCGTGGACCGAGACCCCCTACGGGCCGGTACCCGCCGACGCCGGCGGGTGGGCCGGCTGCCGGCTCGACACCGCCCGGGAGTACGGCTGGGGCCTCCTGGTCGAGGCCACCATCGAGACGGTCGACCTGGCCGAGGAGACCACGCCGCTGCTGCACTACCGCGGCCGTTACCGGGGGCTGACCGACTGA
- a CDS encoding NAD-dependent epimerase/dehydratase family protein, with product MKVAPRFGSGHRILVTGGAGFVPSHLVDRLIERGCTVVVLDNFVTGSKDNIAHLLDRPTFTLIEADISEGLPTHHPAMAERFDAILHMASPASPTDFEKLPVEILRVGSVATLHLLERATADGARFLMASTSEAYGDPKEHPQRETYWGNVNPIGIRSVYDEAKRFSEAATMGYHRSRGTDTAIVRIFNTYGPRMRPDDGRAIPTFISQALRGEPITVHGTGNQTRSICYVDDLVRGILLLLDSTETGPINCGTEHEMSMRQLAETIVSLTGSSSEVSYITRAADDPEMRRPDLTLARELLGYEPTVTPEDGLRRTIEYFRGRLGY from the coding sequence ATGAAGGTCGCTCCCCGCTTCGGCTCCGGACATCGCATCCTCGTCACCGGCGGCGCCGGGTTCGTCCCGTCCCACCTGGTCGACCGCCTCATCGAGCGCGGCTGCACGGTCGTGGTGCTGGACAACTTCGTCACCGGCTCCAAGGACAACATCGCGCACCTCCTCGACCGGCCGACCTTCACGCTGATCGAGGCGGACATCTCCGAGGGGCTGCCCACGCACCACCCGGCGATGGCCGAGCGCTTCGACGCGATCCTGCACATGGCCTCCCCGGCCAGCCCCACCGACTTCGAGAAGCTGCCGGTGGAGATCCTGCGCGTCGGGTCGGTGGCGACCCTGCACCTGCTCGAGCGGGCCACCGCCGACGGCGCCCGGTTCCTGATGGCCTCCACCTCCGAGGCGTACGGGGACCCGAAGGAGCACCCGCAGCGCGAGACGTACTGGGGCAACGTCAACCCCATCGGCATCCGGAGCGTCTACGACGAGGCGAAGCGCTTCTCGGAGGCGGCCACCATGGGATACCACCGCAGCCGGGGCACCGACACCGCGATCGTCCGGATCTTCAACACGTACGGCCCGCGGATGCGGCCGGACGACGGCCGGGCCATCCCGACCTTCATCTCGCAGGCGCTGCGCGGCGAGCCGATCACGGTGCACGGCACCGGCAACCAGACCCGGTCGATCTGCTACGTGGACGACCTGGTGCGCGGCATCCTGCTGCTGCTCGACTCGACCGAGACCGGCCCGATCAACTGCGGCACCGAGCACGAGATGTCGATGCGGCAACTGGCCGAGACGATCGTGTCACTCACCGGAAGCAGCTCCGAGGTGAGCTACATCACCCGCGCGGCCGACGATCCGGAGATGCGGCGGCCCGATCTCACCCTCGCCCGTGAGCTGCTGGGATACGAACCCACCGTGACGCCCGAAGACGGCCTCCGACGCACGATCGAGTACTTCCGCGGCCGGCTAGGGTACTGA
- a CDS encoding helix-turn-helix domain-containing protein has translation MDIEVWIRAFKAARSGADVSQEGLAALIKWSPSTVAAIETGRRRPTMEFAVAADQALGTGGLLAQLLKAADQERGPSWFVPWRGYEQQSVRLRAFEACLVPGLLQTEDYARAVISTGGLHPPGTVDELVALRLERQQLLHRDQPPHCVFLLDETAVRRPVGGPAVLDAQLARLLEVAELPAVRLHVVPLAVGEHAGLGGGFVLAELPDSERVLYLENAARGHVIDDPETIGLIERKWDSLLGEALSTGASLDLIRKLKVTP, from the coding sequence ATGGACATCGAGGTGTGGATCCGGGCGTTCAAGGCCGCTCGGTCGGGTGCGGACGTCTCCCAGGAAGGGTTGGCCGCGCTCATCAAGTGGAGCCCGTCGACGGTGGCCGCCATCGAGACCGGGCGCCGACGGCCGACCATGGAGTTCGCCGTGGCCGCCGACCAGGCCCTCGGCACCGGCGGCCTCCTCGCCCAACTGCTGAAGGCCGCCGACCAGGAGCGCGGTCCGTCATGGTTCGTGCCCTGGCGCGGCTACGAACAGCAGTCGGTCAGGCTCCGCGCCTTCGAGGCGTGCCTGGTCCCGGGCCTGTTGCAGACCGAGGACTATGCCCGCGCGGTGATCTCGACCGGCGGCCTGCACCCGCCCGGCACCGTTGACGAGTTAGTGGCCCTCCGGCTGGAGCGGCAGCAACTGCTGCACCGTGACCAGCCGCCACACTGCGTTTTCCTGCTGGACGAGACCGCCGTTCGTCGGCCGGTCGGTGGGCCGGCGGTACTCGATGCGCAGCTCGCGCGCCTGCTGGAGGTGGCCGAGCTGCCAGCTGTGCGGCTCCATGTCGTCCCGCTGGCCGTCGGCGAGCATGCCGGTCTCGGCGGCGGCTTCGTGCTGGCCGAGTTGCCGGACTCCGAACGGGTGCTCTACCTCGAGAATGCCGCGCGCGGACACGTGATCGACGACCCGGAGACCATCGGCTTGATCGAGCGGAAGTGGGATAGCCTCCTCGGCGAAGCGCTGTCCACGGGAGCCTCACTGGATTTGATCCGGAAGTTGAAGGTGACGCCATGA
- a CDS encoding solute symporter family protein, whose protein sequence is MSTVLAAEAGDTTARNLTITLFLVFVAITLAITVWASRQTKTATDFYAGGRSFSGFQNGMAIGGDYMSAASFLGIAGLIALYGYDGFLYSIGFLVAWLVALLLVAELLRNSGRYTMADVLAFRMRQRPVRTAAAVSTITVSIFYLLAQMVGAGALVALLLGIKPGTTFLGMDADTAKVATIILVGALMIIYVTVGGMKGTTYVQIVKAFLLMTGAIVMTLLVLAHYKFNLSSLLGDAAKQSGKGAAFLEPGLRYGVETPGDALKTFYSKMDLLSLGIALVLGTAGLPHILIRFYTVPTAKAARKSVLWAIGIIGTFYLLTLALGFGAAALVGGKAITAQDKAGNTAAPQLAEKLGLDFLGGDLGGATLLAIIAAVAFATILAVVAGLTLASSSSLAHDFYANVVKNGQASERQEVNVARISALVIGAISIVLSIFAQSLNVAFLVALAFAVAASGNLPAILYSLFWRRFNTSGAVWAIYGGLLAAVVLVFFSPVVSGAPTAMFPKHDWHWFPLSNPGIISIPFGFLCGWIGTLVSKEHDEDKYAELEVRSLTGAGAH, encoded by the coding sequence ATGAGCACGGTCCTCGCGGCTGAGGCGGGCGACACCACCGCCCGGAACCTCACCATCACGCTCTTCCTGGTCTTCGTGGCGATCACGCTGGCCATCACGGTCTGGGCCAGCCGGCAGACCAAGACCGCCACCGACTTCTACGCCGGCGGCCGATCCTTCTCCGGCTTCCAGAACGGCATGGCCATCGGCGGCGACTACATGTCGGCGGCGTCCTTCCTGGGCATCGCCGGCCTCATCGCCCTGTACGGCTACGACGGCTTCCTCTACTCGATCGGCTTCCTGGTCGCCTGGCTGGTGGCGCTGCTGCTGGTCGCCGAACTGCTGCGCAACTCCGGCCGGTACACGATGGCCGACGTGCTGGCGTTCCGGATGCGCCAGCGCCCGGTCCGGACCGCGGCCGCGGTCTCCACCATCACGGTGTCGATCTTCTACCTGCTGGCCCAGATGGTCGGCGCGGGCGCGCTGGTCGCCCTGCTGCTCGGCATCAAGCCGGGCACGACCTTCCTCGGCATGGACGCGGACACCGCCAAGGTGGCCACGATCATCCTGGTCGGCGCCCTGATGATCATCTACGTCACGGTCGGCGGGATGAAGGGCACGACGTACGTCCAGATCGTCAAGGCGTTCCTGCTGATGACCGGCGCGATCGTCATGACCCTGCTGGTGCTGGCGCACTACAAGTTCAACCTGTCCTCGCTGCTCGGTGATGCCGCCAAGCAGTCGGGCAAGGGTGCGGCCTTCCTCGAACCCGGGTTGCGCTACGGCGTGGAGACACCCGGCGACGCGCTGAAGACCTTCTACAGCAAGATGGACCTGCTCTCGCTGGGTATCGCGCTGGTGCTCGGCACGGCCGGCCTCCCGCACATCCTGATCCGCTTCTACACCGTGCCGACCGCGAAGGCGGCCCGCAAGAGCGTGCTCTGGGCGATCGGCATCATCGGCACCTTCTACCTGCTCACCCTCGCCCTCGGCTTCGGCGCGGCGGCGCTGGTCGGCGGCAAGGCGATCACGGCGCAGGACAAGGCCGGCAACACGGCCGCCCCGCAACTCGCGGAGAAGCTGGGCCTGGACTTCCTCGGCGGGGACCTGGGCGGGGCGACGCTGCTGGCGATCATCGCGGCGGTCGCCTTCGCCACGATCCTGGCGGTGGTCGCCGGCCTCACCCTGGCCTCGTCGTCGAGCCTGGCGCACGACTTCTACGCCAACGTCGTGAAGAACGGCCAGGCGTCCGAGCGGCAGGAGGTGAACGTCGCCCGGATCTCCGCCCTGGTGATCGGCGCGATCTCCATCGTGCTGTCGATCTTCGCGCAGAGCCTGAACGTGGCGTTCCTGGTGGCGCTGGCCTTCGCGGTCGCCGCCTCGGGCAACCTGCCGGCGATCCTCTACAGCCTGTTCTGGAGGCGGTTCAACACCTCGGGCGCGGTCTGGGCCATCTACGGCGGCCTGCTCGCCGCCGTGGTGCTGGTCTTCTTCTCCCCGGTCGTCTCCGGGGCGCCGACGGCCATGTTCCCGAAGCACGACTGGCACTGGTTCCCGCTGTCGAACCCGGGCATCATCTCGATCCCGTTCGGCTTCCTCTGCGGCTGGATCGGCACCCTGGTGTCGAAGGAGCACGACGAGGACAAGTACGCCGAGCTGGAGGTGCGTTCGCTCACCGGCGCGGGCGCGCACTGA
- a CDS encoding LCP family protein — protein sequence MPVQTSRRPQSLEPGSPGRVPPIVPTQPGHGGRGPGGGKKRTKRKDPLWAKLTVIFGAVLMMTSGIAIVGSKAVIGQATSSIDQGNLLGEAGKTDAEGGNSLEGPIDMLLLGVDARARWAADDVRSDTIIILHIPATHDQAYLISIPRDTEAQIPSFEKSGYRGGTDKINAAFFHGAQNGGGWEGGAQLMAKTIKSMTGISFDGAAIINFGGFKNVIDALGTVRICVSHEVKSHHMMMVDGKPMWNADAKKTGKPMTPVVHKKGCKEMEGWEALDFARQRYGLPNSDYDRQQNQQQLIKAMAKKATDKGMLTNPIKLNALIKAAGKAFILDTGGVPIANFIFTLKGVSGNDLVTLRTNGGTYSTAGNGREKFNDTTMQMFQAVKNDKLADFVVSNPTVLSTRK from the coding sequence ATGCCGGTCCAGACCAGCCGTCGCCCTCAGTCACTGGAGCCCGGATCACCCGGGCGGGTTCCCCCGATCGTCCCGACGCAACCCGGCCACGGCGGCCGCGGACCCGGCGGCGGCAAGAAGCGCACCAAGCGCAAGGACCCGCTCTGGGCCAAGCTCACGGTGATCTTCGGTGCCGTGCTCATGATGACCAGCGGCATCGCGATCGTCGGCAGCAAGGCGGTGATCGGCCAGGCGACCAGCAGCATCGACCAGGGCAACCTGCTCGGTGAAGCGGGCAAGACCGACGCCGAGGGCGGCAACAGCCTCGAAGGCCCGATCGACATGCTGCTGCTCGGTGTGGACGCCCGGGCGCGCTGGGCCGCCGACGACGTCCGGTCGGACACGATCATCATCCTGCACATCCCGGCCACCCACGACCAGGCCTACCTGATCTCCATTCCCCGGGACACCGAGGCGCAGATCCCGTCCTTCGAGAAGAGCGGCTACCGGGGCGGCACCGACAAGATCAACGCCGCGTTCTTCCACGGCGCGCAGAACGGTGGCGGCTGGGAGGGCGGCGCCCAGCTGATGGCCAAGACCATCAAGTCGATGACCGGGATCAGCTTCGACGGCGCCGCGATCATCAACTTCGGCGGCTTCAAGAACGTGATCGACGCCCTCGGCACGGTGCGGATCTGCGTGAGCCACGAGGTCAAGTCGCACCACATGATGATGGTCGACGGCAAGCCCATGTGGAACGCCGACGCCAAGAAGACCGGCAAGCCGATGACCCCCGTGGTGCACAAGAAGGGCTGCAAGGAGATGGAGGGCTGGGAGGCCCTCGACTTCGCCCGCCAGCGCTACGGCCTGCCGAACAGCGACTACGACCGCCAGCAGAACCAGCAGCAGCTGATCAAGGCGATGGCCAAGAAGGCCACCGACAAGGGCATGCTGACCAATCCGATCAAGCTGAACGCGCTGATCAAGGCGGCCGGCAAGGCCTTCATCCTGGACACCGGCGGCGTGCCGATCGCGAACTTCATCTTCACGCTCAAGGGCGTCAGCGGGAACGACCTGGTCACCCTCCGGACCAACGGCGGCACCTACAGCACCGCCGGCAACGGCCGGGAGAAGTTCAACGACACGACCATGCAGATGTTCCAGGCGGTCAAGAACGACAAGCTCGCGGACTTCGTGGTCTCGAACCCGACCGTCCTGTCGACCCGCAAATGA
- a CDS encoding LCP family protein, whose translation MSATSSAGVPFPAPLSRSAGRAQVPGSGRGTTGRARATDARWYPSPDDEPRPGGPGGPGGPTGPDGPDGPGGGSGGSGRRGPRPRWGRIGLVAGIAVLVLALLGGAGAWLYARNLNGDLARTDPFSQITGGRPAKQVDGALNILLVGSDSRDPDAEVDAAGKWRADTLIVMHIPADHKQAYLVSIPRDLYVPIPENAGASCDSGSRNKINAAFAFGGLPLAVKTVECFSDVRIDHVMAIDFAGFKEVTDALGGVDLKVERTITSIHKPYRTFTKGVNHMNGAEALDWVRQRKQFPDGDFARMRHQQEFLKALMDKAASTGTLTNPRKLNDFLKAVTAAVTVDQGFSLTDMALQFRSLRGENLTFVTSPNLGGQTIDGQSVVVSDREKALAMYKAIAADTMADWVKANQQTDSDGSGG comes from the coding sequence ATGTCAGCGACCTCGTCTGCCGGCGTCCCGTTTCCCGCTCCCCTGAGCCGGAGCGCGGGCCGCGCCCAGGTGCCCGGCTCCGGCCGGGGCACCACCGGGCGTGCCCGCGCGACCGACGCGCGCTGGTACCCGTCGCCCGACGACGAGCCGCGCCCGGGCGGTCCCGGTGGTCCGGGCGGACCGACCGGACCGGACGGGCCGGACGGGCCGGGCGGCGGCTCCGGGGGCTCGGGCCGGCGCGGCCCGCGACCGCGCTGGGGGCGCATCGGCCTGGTGGCCGGCATCGCGGTACTGGTGCTGGCGCTGCTCGGCGGCGCGGGCGCGTGGCTCTACGCCCGCAACCTCAACGGGGACCTGGCCCGGACCGACCCCTTCTCCCAGATCACCGGGGGCCGGCCGGCCAAGCAGGTCGACGGCGCGTTGAACATCCTGCTGGTCGGCAGCGACTCGCGGGACCCGGACGCCGAGGTCGACGCCGCGGGCAAGTGGCGGGCGGACACGCTGATCGTCATGCACATCCCGGCCGACCACAAGCAGGCCTACCTGGTCTCCATCCCGCGCGACCTCTACGTGCCGATTCCGGAGAACGCGGGCGCGTCCTGCGACTCGGGCTCCCGTAACAAGATCAATGCGGCGTTCGCGTTCGGCGGCCTGCCGCTCGCCGTGAAGACGGTGGAGTGCTTCAGCGACGTCCGGATCGACCACGTCATGGCCATCGACTTCGCCGGCTTCAAGGAGGTCACCGACGCCCTCGGCGGGGTGGACCTCAAGGTGGAGCGGACGATCACCTCGATCCACAAGCCGTACCGGACGTTCACCAAGGGTGTGAACCACATGAACGGCGCCGAGGCCCTGGACTGGGTGCGGCAGCGCAAGCAGTTCCCCGACGGCGACTTCGCCCGGATGCGTCACCAGCAGGAGTTCCTCAAGGCGCTGATGGACAAGGCGGCCAGCACGGGCACCCTGACCAACCCCAGGAAGCTCAACGACTTCCTCAAGGCGGTCACCGCCGCCGTCACGGTCGACCAGGGATTCTCGTTGACCGACATGGCACTGCAGTTCCGGAGCCTGCGTGGGGAGAACCTGACCTTCGTCACCAGCCCGAACCTCGGCGGCCAGACCATCGACGGCCAGTCGGTGGTGGTCTCCGACCGGGAGAAGGCGCTCGCCATGTACAAGGCCATCGCGGCGGACACGATGGCCGACTGGGTGAAGGCCAACCAGCAGACCGACAGCGACGGGAGCGGCGGCTGA
- a CDS encoding LCP family protein, whose amino-acid sequence MAGMHWLTNRYDRTVTKEQLLDASARQKRTDLSGPLNYLLIGSDHRPGANPEDQRSDSILIVHVPAGLREAYLISVPRDLLVAIPAAPGFGGGQDKVNAAYEHGGGGAAGARLLSATLTRLTGVRFDGAALIDFSGLKQVIDLLGGIRMCVDTPVRSIHTKTQFDPGCQQMDGARTLDYVRQRYDLPGGDYDRQRHQQQMLRAVLDKAGQNHLRSDPVQLDRVLRAVGGALTLDSNGVPLEDLLFALRGLPADALHGVQVPSAPQTIDQVSYVVLDNGGGGLFDALRGTRMPEWAAAHPRWVNRL is encoded by the coding sequence ATGGCCGGGATGCACTGGCTCACCAACCGGTACGACCGCACGGTCACCAAGGAGCAACTGCTCGACGCGTCGGCCCGGCAGAAGCGCACCGACCTCTCCGGGCCGCTGAACTACCTGCTGATCGGCTCCGACCACCGCCCCGGGGCGAACCCCGAGGACCAGCGCTCGGACAGCATCCTCATCGTGCACGTGCCGGCCGGGCTGCGGGAGGCGTACCTGATCTCCGTGCCGAGGGACCTGCTGGTCGCCATCCCGGCGGCGCCCGGCTTCGGCGGCGGCCAGGACAAGGTCAACGCGGCGTACGAGCACGGCGGCGGTGGCGCTGCCGGGGCCCGGCTGCTCAGCGCCACCCTGACCCGGCTCACCGGGGTGCGCTTCGACGGCGCCGCGCTGATCGACTTCTCCGGTCTCAAGCAGGTCATCGACCTGCTCGGCGGCATCCGGATGTGCGTGGACACCCCGGTCCGGTCGATCCACACGAAGACCCAGTTCGACCCCGGCTGCCAGCAGATGGACGGCGCCCGGACGCTGGACTACGTGCGGCAGCGCTACGACCTGCCCGGCGGCGACTACGACCGGCAGCGGCACCAGCAGCAGATGCTGCGGGCGGTGCTCGACAAGGCCGGCCAGAACCACCTGCGCAGCGACCCGGTGCAGCTGGACCGGGTGCTCCGGGCCGTCGGTGGGGCGCTGACCCTGGACAGCAACGGCGTACCCCTGGAGGACCTGCTCTTCGCGCTCCGCGGGCTGCCCGCGGACGCCCTGCACGGGGTCCAGGTGCCCTCCGCCCCGCAGACCATCGACCAGGTCTCCTACGTGGTGCTGGACAACGGCGGCGGCGGGCTCTTCGACGCGCTGCGGGGCACCCGCATGCCGGAGTGGGCCGCGGCCCATCCCCGCTGGGTCAACCGCCTCTGA
- a CDS encoding rhodanese-like domain-containing protein has translation MFGPQVPSVPASAVPDDVYLLDVREDDEWAAGHAPAAHHLPMTELPARIADVPDDREVAVICRSGGRSAQVVAYLMRNGWDQVRNVEGGMGEWAAAGRPVVTDDGQPGRVA, from the coding sequence GTGTTCGGACCCCAGGTTCCCAGCGTGCCCGCGTCGGCCGTGCCCGACGACGTCTACCTGCTCGACGTCCGGGAGGACGACGAGTGGGCCGCCGGCCACGCGCCGGCCGCCCACCACCTGCCGATGACCGAGCTGCCCGCCCGGATCGCCGACGTGCCGGACGACCGCGAGGTGGCCGTGATCTGCCGCTCGGGCGGGCGGTCCGCGCAGGTGGTCGCCTACCTCATGCGCAACGGCTGGGACCAGGTGCGCAACGTCGAGGGCGGGATGGGCGAGTGGGCCGCCGCCGGCCGCCCGGTGGTCACCGACGACGGGCAGCCGGGCCGGGTCGCCTGA
- a CDS encoding DUF397 domain-containing protein, which yields MTTAEPAWRTSSRSTDSGGNCVEVAGNLPGVVLVRDSKDRSGPTLTFTSDAWRAFVSAGTPISETFRSR from the coding sequence ATGACCACCGCCGAGCCCGCCTGGCGCACGTCGTCGCGATCGACCGACTCCGGTGGCAACTGCGTCGAGGTGGCGGGCAATCTGCCCGGGGTGGTGCTGGTGCGGGACAGCAAGGACCGGTCCGGCCCGACTCTCACGTTCACCTCCGACGCCTGGCGCGCCTTCGTGAGCGCGGGCACCCCGATCTCGGAGACTTTCCGTTCGAGGTGA
- a CDS encoding glycerophosphodiester phosphodiesterase encodes MTIPLVFAHRGASYDLPEHTLAAYLRALDEGADGLECDVRLTRDGHLVCVHDRRLDRTSNGHGLVSARTLAELEALDFGSWHPGGVAGDEPLDESHTRLLTLERLLDAVLAAGRPVRLLIETKHPSRYGRDVERRLVTMLRRYGLAEPGPDDPVRVTVMSFSPLAVRRIRDLAPALPTVLLLEVLPRWLRLGRLPFGTRIAGPGIGLVRARPQLVPALRAAGNQVYVWTVNEPADLELVLAAGIDGVITDRPARTLARLGR; translated from the coding sequence ATGACCATCCCCCTGGTCTTCGCGCACCGCGGCGCGTCGTACGACCTGCCGGAGCACACGCTCGCCGCCTACCTGCGCGCCCTCGACGAGGGTGCGGACGGGCTGGAGTGCGACGTCCGGCTCACCCGGGACGGGCACCTGGTCTGCGTGCACGACCGCCGCCTGGACCGGACCAGCAACGGTCACGGGCTGGTCAGCGCGCGTACCCTCGCCGAGCTGGAGGCGCTCGACTTCGGCTCGTGGCACCCCGGCGGAGTCGCGGGGGACGAACCGCTCGACGAGTCGCACACCCGGCTGCTCACGCTCGAGCGGCTGCTCGACGCGGTGCTGGCCGCCGGCCGGCCGGTCCGGCTGCTCATCGAGACCAAGCACCCGTCCCGCTACGGCCGGGACGTCGAGCGCCGGCTGGTCACCATGCTGCGCCGGTACGGCCTGGCCGAGCCCGGGCCGGACGACCCGGTGCGGGTCACCGTGATGTCGTTCTCCCCGCTGGCCGTACGCCGGATCCGGGACCTCGCGCCGGCGCTGCCCACGGTGCTGCTGCTGGAGGTGCTCCCGCGCTGGCTGCGGCTGGGCCGGCTGCCGTTCGGCACCCGGATCGCCGGGCCGGGGATCGGCCTGGTCCGGGCCCGCCCGCAGCTCGTCCCCGCGCTGCGGGCCGCCGGCAACCAGGTCTACGTCTGGACGGTGAACGAGCCGGCGGACCTGGAGCTGGTGCTGGCCGCCGGCATCGACGGGGTGATCACCGACCGCCCGGCCCGGACGTTGGCCCGGTTGGGCCGGTGA
- a CDS encoding DUF485 domain-containing protein yields MSTDTPASAPAESAAERYLAVQRSDEFAGLRRALRGFVFPMTVAFFLWYALYVILSAYARGFMGTKLVGNINVALVFGLLQFVSTFVIAWLYSRFADRKIDPVADRIRAEMGEVTHEHGPRG; encoded by the coding sequence ATGTCCACGGACACACCCGCGTCCGCACCCGCCGAGTCGGCGGCGGAACGGTACCTCGCCGTCCAGCGGTCGGACGAGTTCGCCGGGTTGCGGCGCGCACTGCGCGGCTTCGTCTTCCCGATGACCGTCGCGTTCTTCCTGTGGTACGCGCTCTACGTCATCCTCTCCGCGTACGCGCGGGGATTCATGGGGACGAAGCTGGTCGGCAACATCAACGTCGCCCTGGTCTTCGGCCTGCTCCAGTTCGTCTCCACGTTCGTCATCGCCTGGCTCTACTCGCGGTTCGCCGACCGGAAGATCGACCCGGTCGCCGACCGGATCCGCGCCGAGATGGGGGAGGTGACCCATGAGCACGGTCCTCGCGGCTGA